Proteins from one Flavobacterium sp. N2038 genomic window:
- a CDS encoding prolyl oligopeptidase family serine peptidase, protein MRYKITALILLFSVFGFAQSETIGKFKTVVVINTELGYAFHKPLSTKEKKPLIVFISGDGEKGTDIEKVKINGPFKYLKTHALDAYILAPQCKEDENWDIESIYQLILKMQKENNIDSDRIYVTGLSSGGWASWNLAFAHPDLFAANVPVAGFVDLIQLEKTCEIANIPTRIFHGLLDDVVNVDYAITIYKELKKCNAKDVQLTIFDNAGHDSWTKVYDNQEIYDWMFKQNRKNTIQTNK, encoded by the coding sequence ATGAGATATAAAATAACGGCGCTTATTCTATTGTTTTCTGTATTTGGTTTTGCACAAAGTGAAACCATAGGAAAATTTAAAACAGTTGTTGTCATCAATACTGAATTAGGTTATGCATTTCATAAGCCTTTAAGTACAAAAGAAAAGAAGCCATTAATAGTTTTTATTTCGGGAGATGGTGAGAAAGGGACCGACATTGAAAAGGTTAAAATTAATGGTCCGTTCAAATATTTAAAAACACACGCATTAGATGCCTATATTCTGGCGCCGCAATGTAAAGAAGATGAAAATTGGGACATTGAATCAATTTATCAGTTGATCTTGAAAATGCAAAAAGAAAACAATATTGATTCCGATAGAATATATGTTACTGGTTTGAGCTCAGGAGGCTGGGCTTCATGGAATTTGGCTTTTGCACATCCGGATCTATTTGCAGCAAACGTACCTGTCGCTGGTTTTGTAGATTTAATTCAGCTGGAAAAAACCTGTGAAATAGCCAATATTCCAACCAGAATTTTCCACGGATTATTAGATGATGTAGTTAATGTTGATTATGCAATTACGATTTACAAAGAATTGAAAAAATGTAATGCAAAAGATGTTCAATTGACCATTTTTGACAACGCAGGACATGATAGCTGGACAAAAGTTTACGACAATCAGGAAATATATGACTGGATGTTTAAACAGAATAGAAAGAATACAATACAAACAAATAAATAA
- a CDS encoding glucoamylase family protein, whose protein sequence is MIRISVLFLAFTFFGCGSNAQKSKNNTGENTSGVTALTDEQLLDVVQKQTFKYFWDYAEPNSGLGRERYHPDGNYPENDSNIVTTGGSGFGLMAIVSGMSRGYVTKEEGVKRLDKIADFLAKADRFHGAWSHWIDGNTGKVKPFGTKDNGGDLVETSFLISGMITVREYLKNGSEKEKAVAQKYDALWKGVEWQWYTNNKNVLYWHWSPNYDWQMNFPLEGYNECLITYILAASSPTHGIDAKAYHEGWARSGGIVSSKTKYNIPLVLKHNGAEEFGGPLFWAHYSYVGLDPNQLTDKYANYWDLNVNQVKIDYKYCVENPKKFKGYGKDYWGLTASYSRNPDGSIGYNAHMPSNDQDVISPTAAISSIVYTPKESMALIRNLYENHKEQTWGEAGFYDALSLGNDNWVAKRYLAIDQGPEIVMIENYRTGLLWKLFMNAPEVKQGLTKLGFKSGKYGI, encoded by the coding sequence ATGATTAGAATTTCAGTTTTGTTTTTAGCTTTTACCTTTTTTGGTTGTGGATCAAATGCCCAAAAATCAAAGAATAATACAGGAGAAAATACTTCTGGTGTTACTGCATTAACTGATGAACAACTTTTAGATGTTGTTCAAAAACAAACCTTTAAATACTTCTGGGATTATGCTGAACCAAATTCAGGATTAGGAAGAGAACGTTATCATCCTGATGGAAATTACCCTGAAAATGATTCAAATATTGTAACAACAGGAGGATCAGGTTTTGGATTAATGGCTATTGTTTCCGGAATGTCAAGAGGTTATGTTACAAAAGAGGAAGGAGTAAAAAGATTAGATAAAATTGCCGATTTTCTTGCAAAAGCAGATCGTTTTCATGGAGCATGGTCACACTGGATTGACGGAAATACAGGAAAAGTAAAACCATTTGGGACTAAAGATAATGGAGGAGACTTAGTCGAAACATCATTTTTAATTTCAGGAATGATTACAGTTCGTGAATATCTTAAAAATGGTTCTGAAAAAGAAAAAGCTGTTGCACAAAAATATGATGCGCTTTGGAAAGGCGTAGAGTGGCAATGGTATACCAATAACAAAAATGTTTTGTACTGGCACTGGTCGCCAAATTATGACTGGCAAATGAATTTTCCGTTGGAAGGATACAACGAATGTTTAATCACGTACATTTTGGCAGCTTCTTCGCCAACACATGGTATTGATGCAAAAGCATACCATGAAGGCTGGGCAAGAAGTGGCGGAATTGTTTCTTCTAAAACTAAATACAATATTCCTTTAGTGCTAAAACACAATGGAGCAGAAGAATTTGGTGGACCATTATTTTGGGCACATTATTCTTATGTAGGACTAGATCCGAACCAATTAACAGATAAATATGCAAACTATTGGGATCTAAATGTAAATCAGGTTAAGATTGATTACAAATATTGTGTAGAGAATCCTAAAAAGTTTAAAGGTTACGGTAAAGATTATTGGGGATTAACAGCCTCATATTCCAGAAACCCTGACGGTTCAATTGGATATAATGCACACATGCCAAGTAATGATCAGGACGTAATTTCTCCAACGGCAGCAATTAGTTCAATTGTGTATACACCAAAAGAGTCAATGGCTTTGATACGTAATTTATACGAAAATCATAAAGAGCAAACCTGGGGAGAGGCCGGTTTTTACGATGCACTTAGTTTAGGAAATGATAATTGGGTAGCAAAACGCTATTTAGCAATCGATCAGGGGCCGGAAATAGTGATGATCGAAAATTATCGTACAGGTCTACTTTGGAAATTATTTATGAATGCTCCGGAAGTAAAACAAGGATTAACAAAACTTGGGTTTAAATCAGGTAAATACGGAATTTAA
- a CDS encoding RagB/SusD family nutrient uptake outer membrane protein, protein MKKIYISIFVLSAFTFTGCADDYLDVKQTETVSVDDIELFNNDNGAKTFVTSIYSKFLDWDMSSFGWIGLASITSDDADKGSTPSDTGTDKDVLDALTYNASNPSAESTFNANYDGINRCNQALEILPKLSKADPALRERLMAEAKFLRAFMYFTLVKCYGGVPIVDHVSKIPLSTEDKAMQLTRKTSAEVYAFIEKDLKEAAAVLPNKSQYADAEKARASKGAAYALLAKVSLYQKKWQSVVDNCNLITGYIISPSYAKMFRLEGENDGESIFEINGVGSVPARGIQGYSNTQGVRDSWGWGFNQPSQSLVNAYEPGDVRKDATIIFRGTTLYDGTVVPLVVLPEGQVDPNPRYNFKAYSSAFTNAWETDANIKYLRYGEVLLMKAEALNELGQTSEAIPLLNVIRHRAGLGDTPATSQAAVRTAIWKERRVELAFEFDRFFDLVRTGQAKDAFAVDGKVFTVGKNELFPIPASFLLIAEGMSSQNPGYN, encoded by the coding sequence ATGAAAAAGATATATATATCAATCTTCGTGTTATCAGCATTCACTTTTACAGGATGTGCTGATGATTACTTAGATGTTAAACAAACAGAAACAGTTTCTGTTGACGATATCGAGTTGTTTAACAATGACAATGGAGCAAAAACATTTGTGACTTCTATTTACAGCAAATTTTTAGACTGGGATATGAGTTCATTCGGATGGATTGGACTAGCAAGTATTACATCTGATGATGCTGATAAAGGTTCAACTCCTAGTGATACTGGTACTGATAAAGACGTTTTGGATGCATTAACATATAATGCATCAAATCCATCTGCTGAGAGTACGTTTAATGCAAACTATGACGGAATTAACAGATGTAATCAGGCATTAGAAATTCTGCCTAAATTATCTAAAGCTGATCCTGCATTAAGAGAAAGATTAATGGCTGAGGCAAAATTTTTAAGAGCTTTCATGTACTTTACTTTAGTAAAATGTTATGGAGGAGTGCCTATTGTAGATCATGTATCAAAAATTCCATTATCAACAGAAGATAAAGCGATGCAGTTAACTCGTAAAACATCTGCTGAAGTTTATGCTTTTATTGAAAAAGATTTAAAAGAAGCAGCTGCGGTTTTACCAAATAAATCCCAATATGCTGATGCTGAAAAAGCCAGAGCTTCAAAAGGAGCAGCTTATGCATTGTTAGCAAAAGTGAGTTTGTATCAGAAAAAATGGCAAAGTGTTGTTGATAATTGTAATCTGATCACAGGATATATTATTTCTCCGAGCTATGCTAAAATGTTTAGATTGGAAGGAGAAAATGATGGAGAATCTATTTTTGAAATAAATGGTGTAGGTAGTGTTCCTGCACGCGGAATTCAAGGATATTCTAATACTCAGGGTGTTCGTGATTCATGGGGATGGGGCTTCAATCAGCCTTCTCAAAGTTTGGTAAATGCTTATGAGCCTGGTGATGTTAGAAAAGATGCTACCATTATTTTTAGAGGAACAACTTTATATGATGGTACAGTAGTTCCTTTGGTTGTATTACCAGAAGGACAAGTAGATCCTAATCCGAGATACAACTTTAAAGCATATTCTTCTGCGTTCACAAATGCATGGGAAACGGATGCAAATATCAAGTATTTGAGATATGGTGAAGTATTGTTAATGAAAGCAGAAGCTTTAAATGAACTAGGTCAGACTTCAGAAGCAATTCCATTATTAAACGTAATCAGACACAGAGCTGGTTTAGGAGATACTCCAGCAACTTCTCAGGCAGCAGTTAGAACTGCAATCTGGAAAGAAAGAAGAGTTGAGTTAGCATTTGAATTTGACAGATTTTTTGATTTAGTTAGAACTGGTCAGGCAAAAGATGCTTTCGCTGTAGATGGAAAAGTATTTACAGTGGGTAAAAATGAATTATTCCCAATTCCGGCATCTTTCCTTTTAATAGCAGAAGGAATGTCTTCTCAAAATCCTGGTTATAATTAA
- a CDS encoding SusC/RagA family TonB-linked outer membrane protein, producing the protein MKNFIFSFLALLLLPAFMMGQAQAIKGKVVDSSGMGVPGAIISASESRTSADADFDGNFTINAKVGETLKISMLGFDSVSVPATAGVMSVTLKEAGDTSLKEVVVIGYGTRKKIDNTSAITSLRAEDVTKTKVLNASQAIQGKAAGVQVTSSDVPGSTPSVVIRGLGTALGGRNPLYIVDGMPTENINNINTNDITSYEILKDASSLAIYGTRAANGVIIITTKKGKGDKVSVEVESFGGVRTPLKKVKMADANQYASYSNAALGTNKFSTNQPVNTDWFDEITRTGTYTQNNISISGASENIKYFFSAGNYQEKAILNGLDYSRTSFRNNNEFKLSKKVTLNQNFSFTSANSSPKPLSAFTNAYKQSSIVPVRFSNGKYGVPFADANGVASPTGSSFNNVGNPVAQLDFYNEEQRSITLQGGLKLDYEIVDGLKFTSQFNGEYYSWKQYNYEDTKNVWLAANPTRVDSGYPSSDPINLLTKGREQYFNWNLSNYFTYNKVFANINDVELTAGIETSVKGPREKLTIVRKNVSPDSNYWALYNSKDSKGVDYVGTVTSLQDVVFNESKLASYFGRLQYKLMDRYLVTGTIRRDGSSNFAKDYRWGTFPSVGLGWIMTKESFLSDIKGVDLLKLRGSWGKLGNQNVPLNNQGYASGLNSYLGGSILNEGTSITSQIDPTLTWEITEEASVGLDFELFQNRLKGSFDVYDKNTNNVILNIKPYPTSGITVATPSHVGEVSNKGYEIALRWDDKITDDLSYWVGGNYSNNKNELTSLKDVSLSQVVGGNLGNGQDTKLLYNNSIGQPLGSFYLYEYAGVDPANGNMLYYNAAGAKVTQDALSATADKKYVGSILPTSNYGVSLGVVYKNIDFSVDGYGTGGAKVYNGKKAQRFGGENIEASMTNDYWTPTNTTSPNPRPFNTVPVASTYYMESGDFFRINNITLGYKLPLREDQFISSCRIYLNAINPFITQKFSGFSPELNGDGNPYGTQGVELDAYPTLRSFVIGANFKF; encoded by the coding sequence ATGAAAAATTTTATTTTTAGCTTTTTAGCACTCTTGTTGCTGCCAGCATTTATGATGGGGCAGGCACAGGCAATTAAAGGAAAAGTAGTAGACAGTAGTGGAATGGGAGTTCCGGGAGCTATAATTAGTGCTTCGGAATCCAGAACATCTGCTGATGCTGACTTCGATGGTAATTTTACCATTAATGCTAAAGTTGGAGAGACTTTAAAAATCTCGATGCTTGGTTTCGATTCTGTTTCTGTACCTGCAACTGCAGGTGTAATGTCAGTTACATTAAAAGAAGCTGGTGATACTTCCTTAAAAGAAGTGGTTGTAATTGGTTACGGTACCAGAAAGAAAATTGATAATACTTCTGCTATTACTTCATTAAGAGCAGAAGATGTTACAAAAACAAAGGTATTAAATGCATCTCAGGCTATTCAGGGTAAAGCTGCAGGGGTTCAGGTAACTTCTTCAGATGTTCCGGGAAGTACACCTTCTGTGGTTATTAGAGGTTTGGGTACTGCATTAGGAGGAAGAAATCCTTTATATATTGTTGATGGAATGCCAACTGAAAACATCAATAATATCAATACAAACGATATTACTTCTTACGAAATTCTAAAAGATGCTTCGTCTCTGGCGATCTATGGTACCAGAGCTGCAAACGGGGTAATCATTATTACAACAAAGAAAGGTAAAGGTGACAAAGTTTCTGTAGAAGTTGAAAGCTTTGGTGGTGTAAGAACACCACTTAAGAAAGTAAAAATGGCAGATGCAAATCAATATGCAAGCTATAGTAATGCAGCTTTAGGGACAAACAAATTCTCTACAAATCAGCCAGTAAATACAGATTGGTTTGATGAAATTACAAGAACGGGTACTTATACTCAAAATAATATTTCTATTTCTGGAGCTTCAGAAAATATTAAATACTTTTTTAGCGCAGGTAACTATCAAGAAAAAGCGATTCTAAATGGCTTAGATTATAGCCGTACAAGTTTTAGAAATAACAATGAATTTAAACTTTCTAAAAAAGTTACTTTAAATCAAAACTTTAGTTTTACATCAGCTAATTCTTCACCAAAACCGTTAAGTGCATTTACAAATGCATACAAGCAATCATCTATTGTTCCTGTGCGTTTTTCAAATGGTAAATATGGTGTTCCTTTTGCAGATGCAAACGGAGTAGCAAGTCCAACTGGTTCATCGTTTAATAATGTTGGAAACCCGGTTGCACAATTAGATTTCTATAATGAAGAACAAAGAAGTATTACTCTTCAAGGAGGTCTGAAATTAGATTATGAAATTGTAGACGGGTTAAAATTTACTTCACAATTTAATGGAGAGTATTATAGCTGGAAACAATATAATTATGAAGATACTAAAAATGTTTGGTTAGCAGCAAATCCAACTCGCGTTGATTCAGGTTATCCTTCATCAGATCCTATCAATTTATTGACTAAAGGTAGAGAGCAGTACTTTAACTGGAACTTATCTAACTATTTTACTTATAATAAAGTATTTGCTAATATTAATGATGTTGAATTAACTGCTGGTATTGAAACTTCTGTAAAAGGGCCAAGAGAAAAATTAACAATCGTAAGAAAAAATGTAAGTCCGGATTCTAACTATTGGGCCTTATATAACTCAAAAGATTCAAAAGGTGTAGACTATGTTGGTACAGTTACAAGTTTACAAGATGTTGTATTTAACGAAAGTAAATTAGCTTCTTATTTTGGCCGTCTTCAGTACAAATTAATGGACAGATACTTAGTAACTGGAACTATTAGACGTGACGGATCTTCAAACTTTGCAAAAGATTACCGTTGGGGAACTTTCCCATCCGTAGGTCTTGGATGGATTATGACTAAAGAAAGTTTCTTGTCAGATATTAAAGGAGTTGATTTGCTTAAATTAAGAGGAAGCTGGGGTAAATTAGGTAACCAAAATGTACCATTAAATAATCAAGGGTATGCTTCTGGATTAAACAGTTATTTAGGCGGATCTATCTTAAATGAAGGAACAAGTATTACTTCTCAAATTGACCCTACTTTAACTTGGGAGATTACTGAGGAAGCTTCTGTAGGTTTAGATTTTGAATTATTTCAAAATAGATTAAAAGGATCTTTTGATGTTTACGATAAAAATACAAACAATGTTATTCTGAACATTAAACCATATCCAACTTCTGGTATTACAGTAGCAACTCCATCACATGTTGGTGAGGTTTCAAATAAAGGTTATGAGATAGCTTTACGTTGGGATGATAAAATTACAGACGATTTAAGTTACTGGGTTGGAGGAAACTATTCTAACAACAAGAATGAACTTACAAGTTTAAAAGATGTTTCATTATCTCAGGTTGTCGGAGGTAATTTAGGAAATGGTCAGGATACCAAATTGTTATATAACAACTCAATAGGTCAGCCATTAGGTAGTTTTTATCTTTATGAATATGCAGGTGTAGATCCGGCAAATGGAAATATGCTTTACTATAATGCTGCAGGTGCTAAAGTAACTCAGGATGCTTTATCTGCAACAGCTGATAAAAAATATGTAGGTTCAATTTTGCCAACATCTAACTACGGAGTTTCTTTAGGAGTTGTTTACAAAAACATTGATTTCTCAGTTGACGGATATGGTACTGGAGGAGCAAAAGTATACAATGGTAAAAAAGCACAGCGTTTTGGAGGTGAAAATATTGAAGCTTCTATGACAAATGATTATTGGACACCAACAAATACAACATCGCCAAATCCAAGACCATTTAATACTGTTCCGGTAGCATCTACTTACTATATGGAATCTGGAGATTTCTTTAGAATCAACAATATTACATTGGGTTACAAACTTCCTCTTAGAGAAGATCAATTTATTAGCTCTTGCAGAATTTACCTGAATGCAATTAATCCATTCATTACTCAAAAATTCTCAGGTTTTTCTCCTGAATTGAATGGAGACGGGAATCCTTATGGAACTCAAGGGGTTGAATTGGATGCTTATCCAACATTAAGATCGTTTGTAATTGGTGCTAATTTTAAATTTTAA
- a CDS encoding LuxR C-terminal-related transcriptional regulator, with translation MKSKLFKLFFFFFIASQIQAQELLPFVENYNKSDYQGDNQIWNVAQGKDKAMYFANNHYLLRYDGVIWEKYSLPNKTIIRSILIEGDRIYSGSYKEFGYWHRENGEMRYVSITKNLRLFDEKDNEEIWKIFRFNGALYFQSFNDIFIYDGKHIQKIKFPFLISYCFTVDQNLYVASVSKGMFKMNGSRITNPKGWNVLKNTVVHAVEKYQGKTYIFTQKKGIFIVEKEGLKSWDNPLNETLKSNGINVAKFIKKDKLVIGTGNKGVFIYDLSKNTFKNIDRNNVLMNNSVLSIGLDKEEDLWLGLDNGIAHVEVNSPISFFYDNSGILGSVYSVATTSKGYLIASNHGIFEFDSGNFKMLSNTQGQGWNITKIGDKYLIGHNDGTFCYENSTLTKINNVSGGWNLSKSIINDTYFQSTYSGILVYDDVSDLRKTKKIDGLSKPIKYVAQNKRNEIWAADNYRGLYRVLFDDNYKTLKVENITQQSKIKNDFGVKIFEFRKELLFLINNVWYTFNSISNKLEENVLFNTNFKNVSDVIAIDEDHFIVLQNGILYHIYVQGNKFLWNILQEKYYKGKLINENLRIFKSNNHYLMNLDDGFISLQLGYENKQNKGVKVEAYSENTLLPNDGKIKHNTELKINVISGIYGASKPNLFYQINKGKNYVPISNGTIVLNNLSSGSHSILIFKHDGVNYDKVSSFDFKVSQPWYFSFWMILLYLLVIGAVLFFYYKWNKLRYTQKLKLQAEELKHQREILEMELKTENELNIQEYEKHILELELQTKASEVAGKSLSIAKQSEMIDKIQNILDSEKDFNKLKSEIKKAIKINEVNKHEWEIFETNLNQIHNEFIITLSKKYPQLTPKDIKLCVYLKMNLSSKEIAPMMNISFRGVELHRYRLRKKLNLNQEENLSKFLLSL, from the coding sequence TTGAAATCGAAACTTTTTAAACTATTCTTCTTCTTTTTCATCGCTTCACAAATTCAGGCACAAGAATTACTTCCTTTCGTTGAAAACTATAATAAATCAGATTATCAGGGTGATAATCAAATCTGGAACGTTGCTCAGGGAAAAGATAAGGCGATGTATTTTGCTAATAATCATTATCTGTTACGTTATGATGGTGTGATTTGGGAAAAATATTCGCTGCCAAATAAAACTATTATTCGCTCTATATTAATTGAAGGTGATCGAATTTATTCGGGCTCTTATAAGGAGTTTGGTTATTGGCATAGAGAAAATGGAGAAATGCGCTATGTTTCTATCACTAAAAATCTCCGTTTATTTGATGAAAAAGACAATGAAGAAATCTGGAAAATTTTCAGATTTAACGGAGCTTTATATTTTCAGTCTTTTAACGATATTTTTATTTATGACGGAAAGCATATTCAAAAAATTAAATTTCCGTTTTTAATCTCCTATTGCTTCACAGTCGATCAAAATCTTTACGTCGCTTCTGTTAGCAAAGGAATGTTTAAAATGAACGGTTCCAGAATTACTAATCCGAAGGGATGGAATGTTTTAAAGAACACTGTTGTTCACGCAGTCGAAAAATACCAGGGCAAGACTTATATTTTTACACAGAAAAAAGGAATTTTTATTGTCGAAAAAGAAGGTTTGAAATCATGGGATAATCCATTGAATGAGACTTTAAAATCGAATGGTATTAATGTCGCTAAATTCATTAAAAAGGATAAACTAGTTATAGGAACTGGTAATAAAGGAGTTTTTATTTATGACTTAAGTAAAAATACATTTAAAAATATCGATAGGAACAATGTTTTGATGAATAATTCGGTCTTAAGCATTGGCCTTGATAAAGAGGAGGATTTATGGCTTGGTCTGGATAACGGAATTGCTCATGTTGAGGTAAATTCGCCAATTTCATTTTTTTATGATAATTCGGGGATTTTAGGATCGGTTTATTCTGTTGCGACTACGAGTAAAGGGTATTTGATTGCCTCAAATCATGGTATTTTTGAGTTTGATTCCGGGAATTTTAAAATGCTTTCTAATACGCAGGGGCAAGGGTGGAATATTACGAAAATTGGGGATAAATATCTGATTGGTCATAATGACGGAACTTTTTGTTATGAAAATAGCACCTTAACAAAAATCAATAACGTAAGCGGCGGATGGAATTTATCTAAGAGTATTATAAATGACACCTATTTTCAATCTACTTACAGTGGAATTCTGGTTTACGATGATGTCTCAGATTTAAGAAAAACGAAAAAAATTGATGGTCTTTCTAAACCAATTAAATATGTTGCACAAAATAAAAGAAATGAGATTTGGGCAGCAGATAATTATCGAGGATTATACAGAGTACTTTTTGATGACAACTATAAAACCTTAAAAGTTGAAAATATTACACAACAAAGTAAAATAAAAAATGACTTTGGTGTTAAGATTTTTGAGTTTAGAAAAGAATTACTCTTTCTAATTAATAATGTGTGGTACACATTCAATTCTATTTCAAATAAATTAGAAGAGAATGTTTTATTCAATACTAATTTTAAAAATGTTTCTGATGTTATTGCCATAGATGAAGACCATTTTATTGTTCTTCAGAACGGGATTTTATACCATATTTATGTGCAGGGAAATAAATTTTTATGGAACATACTTCAGGAGAAATATTATAAAGGGAAACTCATCAATGAAAACTTAAGAATTTTCAAAAGCAACAACCATTATTTAATGAATTTAGATGATGGATTCATTTCTCTTCAATTGGGCTATGAGAATAAACAAAATAAAGGTGTAAAAGTCGAAGCTTATAGCGAAAATACTCTTTTGCCGAACGATGGAAAGATTAAACATAATACTGAATTAAAAATTAATGTTATATCCGGAATTTATGGAGCCAGTAAGCCTAATTTATTCTATCAGATAAATAAGGGTAAAAATTATGTTCCGATCTCAAATGGGACAATAGTCTTGAATAACTTAAGCAGCGGCTCGCATTCGATTCTGATTTTTAAACATGATGGAGTAAATTACGATAAAGTTTCCAGTTTTGATTTTAAAGTGTCGCAACCTTGGTATTTCTCATTTTGGATGATTCTTCTTTATTTATTAGTGATTGGAGCAGTTTTGTTCTTTTACTATAAATGGAATAAACTGCGTTATACGCAAAAATTAAAGCTACAGGCAGAAGAATTAAAACATCAGCGTGAAATTCTGGAGATGGAGCTTAAAACAGAAAATGAATTAAACATTCAGGAATACGAAAAACATATTTTAGAACTTGAGTTGCAGACCAAAGCTTCAGAAGTAGCAGGAAAATCTTTATCTATTGCTAAGCAAAGCGAAATGATCGACAAAATTCAAAATATTCTGGATTCTGAGAAAGACTTCAATAAACTTAAAAGCGAAATCAAAAAAGCAATTAAGATAAATGAAGTGAATAAACATGAATGGGAAATTTTTGAAACCAATCTGAATCAAATTCATAATGAGTTTATCATTACACTTTCTAAAAAATATCCACAACTGACTCCAAAAGATATAAAACTGTGTGTTTATCTTAAAATGAATCTCTCTTCAAAAGAAATTGCACCTATGATGAATATCTCTTTTAGAGGTGTAGAACTACACAGATATCGTTTGAGGAAGAAATTAAATCTTAACCAGGAGGAAAACCTGTCAAAGTTTTTATTAAGTCTGTAA
- a CDS encoding DUF3995 domain-containing protein, translated as MNIIALLLFLIFAIISGIHFYWGFGGKWGSKAVVPTKKDETPLFVPDTISTFVVAVGTLFFGVLYLIKFEFIPLSLPIWLDKYGFWSIIAIFTVRAIGEFNYVGFFKKHKNSQFAVNDTKYYSPLCLVIGILTLVLELNK; from the coding sequence ATGAATATTATTGCGCTATTGCTATTTTTAATTTTTGCTATTATTTCAGGAATTCATTTTTATTGGGGTTTTGGCGGAAAATGGGGGAGTAAGGCGGTTGTTCCCACAAAAAAAGATGAAACACCACTTTTTGTGCCTGACACAATTTCGACCTTTGTTGTGGCTGTTGGGACGTTGTTTTTTGGAGTTTTATATTTGATAAAATTTGAATTTATACCATTAAGTTTACCAATATGGCTTGATAAATATGGGTTTTGGAGCATAATTGCGATATTTACTGTAAGAGCCATTGGAGAATTTAATTACGTTGGTTTCTTTAAAAAACATAAAAATTCGCAGTTTGCCGTTAATGATACAAAATATTATTCGCCATTATGTTTAGTGATTGGCATATTGACTTTGGTTCTAGAACTAAATAAGTAA